A window of Candidatus Afararchaeum irisae genomic DNA:
TTCCCTTCTCCGACTCCATGTACTCCTGTATCTGTGTCGACATCCCGTAGTAGTCACGTCCGTCCCACGACTCGGAGAGACGTCGTGAGGTCTCCTTGAGGACGACAGCGCGCGGATCCATGGTCTGGTAGACACGGTGTCCGAATCCGGGGACGCGCTCGCCGTTGTCGAGCATCGTCTCGACGTGTTCGACGGGGTCGCCTTCTATCGATTCGAGCATCTCCATCACGTCCTGGTTCGCGCCTCCGTGTCTGTACCCCTTGAGTGCCGAGATCGCACCGACTATTGCGGAGTAGGGGTCAGAGCCCGTCGAGGTTATGACGCGCGACGTAAAGGTCGAGGCATTCATTCCGTGGTCAGCGTGGAGGACGAGTGCGGCATCGAGTACCTCGACGCGGTCTTCGGAGGGCTCGTCTTTGTCGCCGTCGAGCATGTAGAGGAAGTTGGCGGAGTGGTCGAGGTCGTCTCGGGGCTCAACGGTGTCGAGTCCACGGCTGAGACGGTCGTAGTTGGCTATTATAGTAGGTATCTTCGCCACGAGCGACTTACCGAGTTCGAGGAACTCGTCGCGCGACGCCTCGGAGGTGTCTACGGAGAACTCCGCCGACGCAGGCAGCGACGACACAGCCGTCCTCAGAACCTCCATCGGGTTTCCGTCCTCGGATATGAGTTCGAGTATCTGTACTGTCTCGTCCGACAGACCACGTCTCCCGACGAGATCCGACTTGAACTCTTCGAGCTCTTCGGAGGTCGGAAGCTCGCCGAACCAGAGAAGATAGACCACCTCCTCGTAGGTCGATCTCTCGGCGAGATCCTGAACGTCGTAGCCCCTGTATATCAGCTCGGGCTTCTCACCGTCGATGTAGGTTATAGTAGAGTCGGCTACGACGATGTTGTCAAGACCCACCCGTTTTACGGGCTCGTTCTCTAACATGATTACTACCTACACCCAAGTTCGAACACAGATAATAAAAACTGTTCGTTAGAACTGTCTTAGTGTAACTTCGAGGCTGTTGAGATCTATTATGGGTGCGATGCCGGGATCGGGCTGTATGTTCATAGACTTCTGGTACTCGGTCTGTCCCTGCCAAGCCCCCGAGTTGAGGAGGGTGACGGAGTTGTATCTGTCGACCCCAACCGTGTGAACGTGTCCTGCGTGGAGTATGTCGGGTATCTCGTCTATAACGAGGTGATCCGTAGTTTCGGGAGAGAGACGGACATCGCCGTACATAGGAGCAAGATGCCTCTTCTTTATGATGGGGATCATCGCAGTCTCGGGACTCTCTATCTCCGCCCCGGGTGTCTTCTCGACAAAGGGATTGAGCGACATACCGTGGTACATCAGCACCTTGACGCCTTCGAGGTCGACGGTCGATGGGTTTCCGTAGAACTCGACGTTTTCGGCGAAGGGCTCTCTGAACTCGTCGGGAAGAGCGGGCTGAGGCTCGGCGAGACGGACTGAGTCGTGGTTTCCGGGTATCGTAATTACGTCTATGTCATCGGGTATCTGACGGAGACCGTCGGCACAGTCCTCGTACTGTTCGTAGAGATCGACCGTAGTTAGCTCGTCGTCCTGTCCCGGGTAGACTCCGACGCCCTCGACGAGGTCTCCCGCTACGAGTACGTACTCAATCTCGGGCTGAGAATGTAGCCAGTCGGTGAATGCGTCCCACTTGTCGCGGAGGAAGGCATCGGAGCCGAAATGTATGTCACTGATGAGTGCAGCCTTGACGTCTCTGTCGAGGTCGGCTGTGTTGGGCTGTCGTCTCGGCGGAACGTCGGGGTAATGGAGAGAGTCAGCGAAGACAATTCCGGCGTCATCGGAGAGACGTCCCCTGACCCCCACGACCTCGTCGACCACAAGACTCTGAGCCTCGTCGGAGAGGTCGTCTGAGAGAAGGACTCGCATCTCGCCCGTGGTGTCTTCGATTATTACGAGTGTGTTCCCGGACGACGTCGAACGTATGTCGTTGACCATCCCGACTAGTTCGACCTCGTCGCCGCCGCCCCCACGCGACGACAGCGACTCGACAGTCCGGGGCGAGAGACGTTTTCTGAGAATCCCCGAGAGCTTCTCGTAACGGTCACGGAAGAGACCCACGAAGTCGTCGATCTCACCCGTCGTCGTAGAGTTGCCGGTTATGGTGTCTTCGACAGAGACATGTCTCTCGGAGTCGGGTCTCCGGGAGACAGTGCTCGTCGACCGAGACGAGGTGGTGTCGTCGTCACGGCTCGGTGGGGAGACGCCGTGGGTCGCTTCTCCAGACGAAACAGAGGGGTCGTGTGAGGACGTACCAGTACCAGTACCAGTACCATTGAGGTCGGCGACGTGGTGGGCAGTGACGACGGGACCGTCTACTCTCGACGAGAGACGCTCAACCGTCTCGTGGGGCGAGTCGGACTCCGCAATAGCCTTGAGGGCGTCGGGTGTCGCGTTGAAACCCCTGCGGGCGAGGGACTCGACAATCTCGGTGTTGAGAGATCTGTCAGCGTCCGACCCAGAGCCGGAGTTTTGCATGTGGATGGGATAGGTAACGACCGGGGCATATACCTTATGAACGAGTGGAAACAGTAATATGGAGCTATTACTTACGTCGTATATGGACGAAAGGTGGATAGAGAAGGTGAAGAAGGCTCGGAGGACGGAGACGGGAAAGGTCGTCGAGGACTTTCTGACATCCGCGGTAGCCGTAGTCGGAATAGCGGCTGTTCTGTGGGCTGTCGCTGGAATCTGGCCTCCTCTCGTCGCAGTTGAGAGCGGAAGTATGGAACCACATATGCATAGGGGAGACCTGATATACCTCGTAGACAACTCGAAGTTCGTCCCCGACAACGCTGACGCAGTAAACGGAGTCGTGACCTACTCCGAGGGTAAAGAGTCAAGGTACAAGAGCTTCGGAAACTACGGCGACGTCATAGTCTACCAGCCCAACGGGAGAGTCGGGGCGACACCCATTATTCACAGGGCGATGAAGTACGTCGAAAAAGGAGAGAGGTGGGAGGGTGCGAACGGAGTACATATAGCACAGCACTCGGGCTTCGTGACTAAGGGAGACAACAACAGACTCTACGACCAGGAGGCGGGAATAAGCAGAGTCGTAAAGCCCGACTGGGTCGTAGGGAAAGCGAAGGTCAGGGTACCATACCTCGGCAGGATACGTCTTCTCTTAGGATCGATCAGTCATCCAGACGTGACTGTGCCGACGTCGACACCTCGCTGAGAGATCCAAGGCGCGAGTCCTCGAGTATTACCTTCTTTGTCTCCTCCCTCGGAACGCTGAGCGAAATCTCCTTACTCCTGCCGTAACGTCCCTTCGAGACGACGACTGCGTTTACTATTCCTAGCATGTCGAGTTCGCTTATGAGGTCGGTGACACGTCTCTGAGTCAGGACATCCATCTCCATCTGGTTCGAGACACGTTTATAGGTATTGTAGACCTCGCCGGTGTTCATCTTCTCGGAGCCCTCCTCAGCGAGCGAGATTATGCTGAAGAGGACGAGCTTCGACTGTGTCGGAAGTGTCTGGACGACCTCGACGATTCGGTTTAGCTCGATCTTCCCCTGTGCCTCTCTGACGTGATCCTCATTGACTATCTCCGCCTTGGCGCGTTCGGCGAGCTCTCCTGCAGTACGTAGGAGGTCGAGTGCACGTCTCGCGTCGCCGTGTTCCTTCGCTGCGAATGCGGCACACAGAGGTATCACGTCGTCGGTGAGTGAGTCGGGCTTGAAAGCGATCTCGGCGCGCTGTTCGAGTATGTCACGGAGCTGGTTGGCATTGTAAGGCGGGAAGACTATCTCCTCCTCGCCGAGCGACGACTTGACGCGCGGGTCGAGAAGCTCGGTGAACTGTATGTCGTTCGAGATTCCCATTATCGAGACGCGTGCATTTTCGAGATCGGCATTCATACGTGAGAGGTTGTAGAGAGTGTCGTCGCCGCTCTTCTCGACGAGCTTGTCTATCTCATCGAGCATTATGACGACGACACGTTCATCCTCATCTACTGCGTCGAAGAAGGCGTCGTAGACCCTGTCTGTGGGCCAACCTGTCATAGGAACGTCGTCACGTCCGAACTCCCGCGCGAGACGTGCGAGTACACGGTACTGTGTGTCGACGACCTCACAGTTTATGTACTCGACGTCACACGAGACCTCGAACTTCTGGCTAGTCTTCTCGAGCTCCTGTGAGACGTACTTCGCGCTCGCTGTCTTTCCGGTTCCCGTCTTGCCATAGATGAGGAGGTTCGAAGGTGTGTCCCCCCTGAGTGCGGAGACTAAAACCGTCGCTATCCGGTTGATCTGTTCGTTCCTGTGGGGGAGCTTCGTGGGGGTGTAAGAGGGTCGGAGAACCTCCTTGTTGTCGAATATCGGCTCGACTTCGAGAAGCTCATCGAAGAGTCCTTCGTCGGAGTCGTCTATACCCACGTCTACGTCGACGTCCACGAGATCCTTGTCGACTATACTTTCAAGGCTGTTGAGATCCGAGTCCCCTAAATCAGTCTTTTCGCCCGAGGTTCCTGTTCCGTCGGAGTCCGTGTCATTACTGCCTACCATGCTTTCCCTTCGAGATACGTGTACATTCCGAGGCTTGCGAAGTCGTAGACCGAGATAAGCGATGCAAGCCAGGCACCGTTCAAATGAGATTAGTCTTGACCAATATATAGCTTATGTTCCAGTTGAAACATGGGGGTAGTTGACAGAGACCCGCGAAGAGACTCGAAAAAGGGTGATCTGACCCCGGACAGACTGTGAGTGAAGTCCTGCGAACTGATCTGATCCGATTGACGTTCCAAGAAGAGTCTGAGGATGTCCAGTCTTCTGAGGACGTCGGCGAGTGTCTCCCGTCTAACCCCCCACCCCTTCGTTTCAACTGGAACGCGAAAAAGAGGGGGTGGGGGTGGGGGGTAGGAGGGTGAGAGAATCTTTGTGTAGACCTTTGTGTAACCTAAGAAAGACCTGTAAAAGAGTTGGAAAGGCATCGTGTACCGAGGTTTGAGGTCTTCGTCGGAATGAAAAGAAGTGACAGGAGGGGAGTGACAGAAGTAGTGACGAAGTCAGCAGGATCAGGATTGTCTATCATAAAGCATTTATAGTACTAATTGTTATTTATAGTATGGTAGACTGTAAATAGACTTGTTATCTTTCTGACATGTTATCTACATGTAATTGATGCACTATCTTCATGTAATTACTCTTGAGTCTGGATATTATTTCCTCTATTTAGGTGGAATTCCTCCTTCACCCTCACATCATATTTCTTAGAGACTCTATGTAATTTTCTCCGAGGTAGGATAATACTTAGCTCCATCATTAACAACATCATATTTTCAAAAGGATTATACTTACTGTCAACAGAACCAAATCTTATTAGTTTCGTATCTATAATAAATTCTGTCGGGGCTAACCCACTCGTGATCCCGTGGGGCTCACGACGAGACACGAAATATACCGGGGGTTTACTCCCTTCTCCCCACCCCTCCCACCCCCCACCCCCTTTTTCTCGGTTCCAGTTGAAACGAAGGGGTGGGGGGTACCTATGTCACAGTTTCTCATACTCTCTTTCCTTATCTCCTATGACTCCGTCTGACGAGCGTCTGACGCAGGTTTAATATAACCCTAGACGTACTATCACCGAGATAACATGTGCAGGGGGATACTATGGGCATAATCTCCGAGATCCGAGACAGCATAAGTCGCACTATATCGCGTATCTTCGAGGACGAGGAGAACGCGAAGATAGGCATATACGGACCACCTAACGCGGGCAAGACGACCCTCGCGAACCGTATATCGAGAGACTGGGGAGACGACGCGATGGGTGCCGAGTCTCAGATCCCACACGAGACGAGGGAGGCTACACGTAAGAAGGACATAACTATAGAACACGACGGAAGGTCAGTCACTCTCGACATAGTTGACACCCCGGGTGTCGCCACCAAGGTTGAGTACGAGGAGTTCGTCGACTACGGTCTCGACGAGGATCTCGCTCGTGAGAGGGCGCGTGAGGCTACACAGGGAGTCACCGAGGCGATACACTGGCTCAAGGAGGATCTCGACGGTGTCCTCTACGTCCTCGACTCGACACAGGATCCCTACAAGGCGGTCAACTCGATGCTAAACGGCATCATACAGGAGAGGAGTCTTCCTGTCGTCGTAGTCGCTAACAAGATCGACCTCGAAGACGCGTCTCCCAACCGTATAGAGGAGATGTTCCGACAGCACGAGACCGTACGTATCAGTGGTCTCGAAGGTAACAACATAGACAACCTCTATGAGACGATAGCCGAGGAGTTCGGGGGTTAAATATATGCCAGAGCTAGAGACAGACTCCGATGGAGTTCCCATCGACATGATAAGCTCCGAGAGGATGGAAGGCATGGCGAGCATAGAGAAGGTCAACCTAATACTCGACAGCGTCCGTGAGGGAAAGATCGTCATACTTGAGTCCGGACTTTCCCCTGACGAGGAGTCGAAACTCATAGAGGTCACTATGTCGGAGATTTCCCCTGACGGATTCTCGGGAATAGAGATAGAGTCGTATCCCAAACAGGAGGCGAGCCAGGGCATACTCGGAAAGATACTCGGAAACAAACCCTCGAAGCTAACTGTAATAGGACCCGCTAACCAGATACAGACACTCCACAAGGACAGCGACCTAATAACAGCACTCGTCTCGGGTGGATAGACAAGATGCCCCACAAATGCACAAACTGCGGCGAAATCTTCGAGGACGGAACCGATGAAGTTCTCGACGGCTGTCCCGTCTGTGGCGGGGGCAAGTTCAGGTACGTCGGCGATCTATCCGTATCCACTAATGATACTGATGACGACGAGATAATAGAGGCGTCTCAGTCCGACTCCTCGGTGTCTGAACAGTCCGAGTCTGAAGCCGACTCCTCGTCTTACTACTCGGGCGACTGGCCCGACCACCACGGAGCCGACGAGGAAGTCTCGGGATCACGCTCACAGACATCCGAGTCTGAAGAGGATAAGACTGAGGTCACTGAAGAGGAGAGAGAGAGGATACGGCAGGAGAAGCTACGGCAGGAGCTGATGGAACAGTTCGAGAGCATACGTATAATCGAACCCGGGAGCTACAAGATAAACCTCATGAACCTTTACGACAACGACGAACGCGTCATAACCCTCCAGGAGGACGGACGTTACCAGATATCTATACCGTCGACTGACGACTAGGACAAAACAAGGGTTAAGTCACAATGAGACAAATCCTCGCGCATGGACGTAGTAATCTCGGTAGGCGGCTCGGTTCTCGTCCCCGAGCTGTCGTCGAAACGTATCTCGGAGTTCGCTCGGGTGGCTGAGGAGATAAACAACTCACACAGCCTCAGCATAGTCGCAGGAGGGGGGCAGACGGCGCGTGACTACATAGGGGTCGCGCGCGACCTCGGAGCCAACGACTCCATCTGTGACTACCTCGGAATCGATATCACGAGGATAAACGCCCGACTTCTAATTTCGGCACTCGATCCTCTCGCGTATCCCGAGCCACCCACGAGCTACCGCGAGGCAGAGGATGCACTCGCCGACGACAAGATACCCGTGATGGGTGGGATGGCACCCGGACAGACCACCGACGCCGTCGCCGCGGTCTTCTCCGAGTACACTAACGCCGACCTTCTCGTCTATGCCACGAGTATCGACGGCGTCTACTCCTCCGATCCCCGCACCAACCAAGACGCCGAGAAGTTCGAGGAGCTTCCGCCTCACAAGCTCGTCGAGATAGTGATGCAGACCGAGCTTTCGGCGGGATCGAGCGCGGTCGTCGACGCACTCGCCGCGAAGATAATCGAGAGAAGCGGCGTCAAGACTCTCGTCTTAGACGGGACTGACCCCGACAACCTACGCAGGGCGATACTCGAAGGCGAACACGAAGGTACGGAGGTAGTTCCCGAATGACGGACTCTAACTCGACCCAGTCTGAAACCCGTTTCTGGGCTGACGAGGCGGCTGACCGCGTAATAGACAACGACAGAAACCCGGTCGTCAAGGGCGGTGTCTCGCCTTCGGGAATACCACACATAGGTAACTTCAACGAGGTTCTCCGCGGCTACTTCGTCGCCGACGCCCTCCGCGAAAAGGACATAGAAGCCCAACAGGTCTTCACGCGCGATGACAGAGACCCTCTCAGAAGCATACCACATAAGCTCGCAGACTCAGACGGTGAGATAGTAGAGCTCGACGACGAGACGAGGGACGAGCTTCGGCAGCATCTCGGAAAGCCCTACGTCGATGTCCCCGATCCCTTCGGATGCTGCGACTCGTGGGCTGACCATTTCGGATCGCTCTTGAGAGACGGAGCCGAGAGACTCGATGTTCCTATTACCTTCTACTCGAACGACGAGATGTACTCCGACGGAGAGTTCTTAGACGCCACACGTATCCTTCTCTCCGACGTCGAGAAGGCGCGCGAGACACTTTCGGATTACCAGCGCACAGTCGACGACGACTACATACCCTTCATGCCGATCTGTGAGAGCTGCGGACGTATAACCACGACACCCACAGACGTCGACCTCGAAGACGAGAATGTCGGATACGTCTGCCGTGACACAGAGCTCGCGGGGAAGTACGAGATTGAAGGCTGTGGACACGAGGGACGCGCCTCCTTCACCCAGGGCAAGCTCCCGTGGCGTTTCGAGTGGCCCGCTCAGTGGAAGATACTCGACGTCGGCTTCGAGCCCTTCGGCAAGGATCACGCTGAGGGATCGTGGGAGAGCGGAAAGGCAATCTCGCGCGGGATATTCGACCACGAGCCGCCCGAACCCCTCGTCTACGAGTTCTTCCTCGTCGACGGAGACAAGATGTCGGCGAGCAAGGGCAACATCTACACAGTCGAGGAGCTCCTCGAGATCGTCGAGCCCGAGGTACTCAAGTACTTCTTCGCGCTCGATCCCACGAAGCAGCGTGACTTCAACGTCTCCGAGATAGACCAGTTAGTCGATGAGTTCGACAGGATAGAGGAGATACATTACGGCGACGAAGACCCCGCCGACGATAAGGAGAGACTCTTCGCCGAAAGGGTCTACCCGACACTCGTCTCTGGATCTGACTCCGGCTCTGACTCCGACAAACGAGAAGCCTCTAACAGACGTATACGTGTCCCCTACACCTTCGCCGCGATGGTAGGTGTCTCCGAGAACGAAGACGCGATACTCGACGTTCTGAGACGGTCGGGACATCTCCCTGAAGATGCCACCCACCAACAGCGCGACGATGTCCTCGAACGTGTCGATCTCGCACGTAACTGGGCGCGGCGTCTCGACAACGACTACTACGTCGAGGTACTCTACCACAAGCCCGACGTAGAGTTCGACAACGGTACCCGCGCCGCATTCGAGGATCTCGCCGACTTCATAGACGAGGGACACTCCGCTGACGAGATACAGAGTGAGATATTCGAGACCGCGAGGAGACACGACGTAGGAGTCGGCGACTTCTTCTCGTCGGGATACGAGCTATTCCTCGGACAGGACAGCGGTCCGAAGCTCGGACCCTTACTCGCCGCCCTCGACAGGGAGTTCGTCGTCGAACGTCTCAGAGCCGCTTAACCCCTCGTTTTTTAACTGTCGAGGACTAAGTCGAGCTATGTTCGGCGGCGGAAGAGGGAATATGGACCCCAAGAGGATGCAGAAGATGATGAACCAGATGGGTATAGATATCGACGAGATAGACGACGTCGAGGAGGTAGTCATACGCACCTCCGACAAGGAGTACCGTTTCGACGACGCTCAGGTCACATCGATGGAGGCAGATGGTCAGAGAACCTTCCAGGTAGTCGGAAACCCCGAGGTATCCGAGAACGAGTATGTCTCCGACGACGACGTCGAACTCGTATCCGAGCGTGCCGGTGTCGACGACGAGACAGCGCGCGAAGCACTCGTGGAGGCGGACGGCGACCTCGCACAGGCTATATCCGACCTGTCTGAGTAAGTAGATAGAAAACAACAGAAGAACTCTTACTAACTCTCTACTCCTTTTCGACTGTCTTCTTCGAGCCGTTGCTGGGTACGACTTCTATCTCACCACCCTCGAACTCGTTTTCGAGCTCTGCCCCCTCGAAGTACTCGTGGAGAAAGACTGAGAGACCCGCGACCTCGGAGTGGGGCTGGTTGGTCACACCGACGTTGTAGTCCGACAGACCGTAGACGTATCCCGGAACCTTCTGTGATCCCACGACGACTAAGACGTCCTCTTGTCGTACTTCGTCTATCACATCCTGGATCGGAAGACCGTACATCGTGAGATGGACGACGTCACCCTCCCAGCCGCGTATGATACTCTTAGGCTCCTCGGTGAGTTCGACCTCAAAGTCGCCTCCGAAACGCTCCGTGACCGACTCTATCGTCTCCCTCGGCTTCTCGCTCGAAGTCGCTATATGTATTCTGTCCGCACCCAGAGCCCGCGACGTAAGCCCCACGTGTGACGTCATCCTCTCGTCCCTCTTGGGTCTGTGACCCATCCTGAGAACCTCGACCCTCCTCTCGGTGTCTTCCATAAGGGGTCTTCGGCGAGACTCGGATTACGTCTTTCGGACTGTCTCAGTCCTTTTCGGATTCGACCTTCTTCCCCGACTTGCTTCCTGCGACTATAAAGCCAACTCCGGCTATGACACCTCCGAGATGTGTGAATATCCACGCCTTCCAGAGCTCTACTCCTATGATCTCGACGCTCGCAAGACCCGTGAGACCGATTGCCATCTTACTCCAGATACAAATGTAGGATATTTTATACTTTCGACGTTGTCTGAGACTCCCAACCAAGACTGACTTTAGTCTGTAAGCATATATAAATAACATGAGCTCTGTTCCTGACCGTTCGGAGATAGACGAGGAGTACAGGTGGGATCTCGAAAGTATCTACGCGACAGACGAAGACTGGGAGGAGGAGTTCGAGGAGACCAAGGGGATGGTCGACGAACTCGACGAGGCGGAGACCGACTCGTTCGACGACGGCGAACATCTTCTCACCATCCTGAAGAAACGTGAGGAGGTCATGAGGAAGGTCTCTAAGCTCTCGTCGTACGCCCGGATGAGACGTGACGAGGATACCACGAGACAGGAGTACCAGGCTATGACGACGCGCGCAGAGACAGTCTCGTCCGAAGCCGGAAGTGCGGCGAGCTTCATACGTCCCGCGATCCAGTCCCACACCCGCGACGAGATAGACGAGATGGTAGACGAGACCGACGGACTCGGTATCTACGAGCACTACCTCGACGACGTGATGAGGAAGAAGCCCCACACCCGATCTGCCGAGGTCGAGGCTCTCATCTCGGATCTGAGTGATGTCCTCGGCGCGCCGTCTTCTGCCTACCGTATACTCACAAACGCCGACACCGAGTTTCCGACTGTCGAGAAGCCCGACTCTGAGGCGGTCGAGATCACACTCTCCAACTTCACTAAGCTCCAGAAGAACCCTGACAGGGAGTTCAGGCGCGAGGTCTACGAGAAGTTCTACGACACACTCGGCGAACTCCGGAACACAGTCGGGACGACCTACGAGAAGAGCGTCAAGGCGGACGTAAAGCTCGCGAGGATACATAACTACGACACAGCGAGGGAGTCGTCTCTCGACTCGTCGAAGATACCCGTCGACGTCTACGACAGCCTCGTCGAGACGGTTCGTGACAGGCTCGATCCTCTCCACAGACACGTCGAGATAAAACGCGACCTCTTAGACGTCGATGACCTCCGGATGTGGGACGTCTACATGCCCCTCGCCGATACCCCCGAGCCCGAGGTTACCTACGACGACGCGACCCAACACGTCGTCGATGCCTTCGATCCCCTCGGAGACGACTACCAGACTAGGGTAGAGGAGGGTCTTGAGTCGAGATGGGTCGACGTCTATGAGAACGAGGCGAAGAGATCGGGTGCCTACTCGGGCGGAACCTACGACACTCAGCCCTTCATACTCATGAACTACCAGGACGACATCTCTTCGATGTACACACTCGCCCACGAACTCGGACACTCGCTCCACTCCGAGCTTACGAAGGAGAGCCAGCCCTACGTCTACTCGGGCTACTCGATCTTCGTCGCAGAGGTCGCCAGCACTGTCAACGAGGTTCTACTCACCAACCACTTACTCGACACAGTCGAGGACGACGACTTCAGGAGACACGTCCTCAGCCATATGTTAGAGAAGTTCCGTGGCACACTCTTCAGACAGACGATGTTCGCCGACTTCGAAGACCGCACCCACGGTATAGTCGAGGACGGCGGTGCTCTCACCCCCGACAGGCTCGACGAGATATACGGTGACCTCAAGACCGAGTTCTACGAACCCGCAGCCGTCGACGACCGTATAAGGACAGAGTGGATGAGAATACCCCATTTCTACCGCGCCTTCTACGTCTTCCAGTACTCGACGGGTCTGA
This region includes:
- the pyrH gene encoding UMP kinase, with amino-acid sequence MDVVISVGGSVLVPELSSKRISEFARVAEEINNSHSLSIVAGGGQTARDYIGVARDLGANDSICDYLGIDITRINARLLISALDPLAYPEPPTSYREAEDALADDKIPVMGGMAPGQTTDAVAAVFSEYTNADLLVYATSIDGVYSSDPRTNQDAEKFEELPPHKLVEIVMQTELSAGSSAVVDALAAKIIERSGVKTLVLDGTDPDNLRRAILEGEHEGTEVVPE
- a CDS encoding ORC1-type DNA replication protein — protein: MVGSNDTDSDGTGTSGEKTDLGDSDLNSLESIVDKDLVDVDVDVGIDDSDEGLFDELLEVEPIFDNKEVLRPSYTPTKLPHRNEQINRIATVLVSALRGDTPSNLLIYGKTGTGKTASAKYVSQELEKTSQKFEVSCDVEYINCEVVDTQYRVLARLAREFGRDDVPMTGWPTDRVYDAFFDAVDEDERVVVIMLDEIDKLVEKSGDDTLYNLSRMNADLENARVSIMGISNDIQFTELLDPRVKSSLGEEEIVFPPYNANQLRDILEQRAEIAFKPDSLTDDVIPLCAAFAAKEHGDARRALDLLRTAGELAERAKAEIVNEDHVREAQGKIELNRIVEVVQTLPTQSKLVLFSIISLAEEGSEKMNTGEVYNTYKRVSNQMEMDVLTQRRVTDLISELDMLGIVNAVVVSKGRYGRSKEISLSVPREETKKVILEDSRLGSLSEVSTSAQSRLDD
- a CDS encoding Era-like GTP-binding protein codes for the protein MGIISEIRDSISRTISRIFEDEENAKIGIYGPPNAGKTTLANRISRDWGDDAMGAESQIPHETREATRKKDITIEHDGRSVTLDIVDTPGVATKVEYEEFVDYGLDEDLARERAREATQGVTEAIHWLKEDLDGVLYVLDSTQDPYKAVNSMLNGIIQERSLPVVVVANKIDLEDASPNRIEEMFRQHETVRISGLEGNNIDNLYETIAEEFGG
- a CDS encoding DUF2073 domain-containing protein codes for the protein MPELETDSDGVPIDMISSERMEGMASIEKVNLILDSVREGKIVILESGLSPDEESKLIEVTMSEISPDGFSGIEIESYPKQEASQGILGKILGNKPSKLTVIGPANQIQTLHKDSDLITALVSGG
- a CDS encoding S26 family signal peptidase, translating into MDERWIEKVKKARRTETGKVVEDFLTSAVAVVGIAAVLWAVAGIWPPLVAVESGSMEPHMHRGDLIYLVDNSKFVPDNADAVNGVVTYSEGKESRYKSFGNYGDVIVYQPNGRVGATPIIHRAMKYVEKGERWEGANGVHIAQHSGFVTKGDNNRLYDQEAGISRVVKPDWVVGKAKVRVPYLGRIRLLLGSISHPDVTVPTSTPR
- the lysS gene encoding lysine--tRNA ligase, which gives rise to MTDSNSTQSETRFWADEAADRVIDNDRNPVVKGGVSPSGIPHIGNFNEVLRGYFVADALREKDIEAQQVFTRDDRDPLRSIPHKLADSDGEIVELDDETRDELRQHLGKPYVDVPDPFGCCDSWADHFGSLLRDGAERLDVPITFYSNDEMYSDGEFLDATRILLSDVEKARETLSDYQRTVDDDYIPFMPICESCGRITTTPTDVDLEDENVGYVCRDTELAGKYEIEGCGHEGRASFTQGKLPWRFEWPAQWKILDVGFEPFGKDHAEGSWESGKAISRGIFDHEPPEPLVYEFFLVDGDKMSASKGNIYTVEELLEIVEPEVLKYFFALDPTKQRDFNVSEIDQLVDEFDRIEEIHYGDEDPADDKERLFAERVYPTLVSGSDSGSDSDKREASNRRIRVPYTFAAMVGVSENEDAILDVLRRSGHLPEDATHQQRDDVLERVDLARNWARRLDNDYYVEVLYHKPDVEFDNGTRAAFEDLADFIDEGHSADEIQSEIFETARRHDVGVGDFFSSGYELFLGQDSGPKLGPLLAALDREFVVERLRAA
- a CDS encoding nascent polypeptide-associated complex protein, which encodes MFGGGRGNMDPKRMQKMMNQMGIDIDEIDDVEEVVIRTSDKEYRFDDAQVTSMEADGQRTFQVVGNPEVSENEYVSDDDVELVSERAGVDDETAREALVEADGDLAQAISDLSE
- a CDS encoding citrate/2-methylcitrate synthase, with amino-acid sequence MLENEPVKRVGLDNIVVADSTITYIDGEKPELIYRGYDVQDLAERSTYEEVVYLLWFGELPTSEELEEFKSDLVGRRGLSDETVQILELISEDGNPMEVLRTAVSSLPASAEFSVDTSEASRDEFLELGKSLVAKIPTIIANYDRLSRGLDTVEPRDDLDHSANFLYMLDGDKDEPSEDRVEVLDAALVLHADHGMNASTFTSRVITSTGSDPYSAIVGAISALKGYRHGGANQDVMEMLESIEGDPVEHVETMLDNGERVPGFGHRVYQTMDPRAVVLKETSRRLSESWDGRDYYGMSTQIQEYMESEKGIAPNVDFYSASTYRCLGVPTNLFTPMFAMGRIAGWMAQVLEQKEDNRLIRPRADYKGERDKEYVPIEER
- a CDS encoding DNA-directed DNA polymerase II small subunit produces the protein MQNSGSGSDADRSLNTEIVESLARRGFNATPDALKAIAESDSPHETVERLSSRVDGPVVTAHHVADLNGTGTGTGTSSHDPSVSSGEATHGVSPPSRDDDTTSSRSTSTVSRRPDSERHVSVEDTITGNSTTTGEIDDFVGLFRDRYEKLSGILRKRLSPRTVESLSSRGGGGDEVELVGMVNDIRSTSSGNTLVIIEDTTGEMRVLLSDDLSDEAQSLVVDEVVGVRGRLSDDAGIVFADSLHYPDVPPRRQPNTADLDRDVKAALISDIHFGSDAFLRDKWDAFTDWLHSQPEIEYVLVAGDLVEGVGVYPGQDDELTTVDLYEQYEDCADGLRQIPDDIDVITIPGNHDSVRLAEPQPALPDEFREPFAENVEFYGNPSTVDLEGVKVLMYHGMSLNPFVEKTPGAEIESPETAMIPIIKKRHLAPMYGDVRLSPETTDHLVIDEIPDILHAGHVHTVGVDRYNSVTLLNSGAWQGQTEYQKSMNIQPDPGIAPIIDLNSLEVTLRQF
- a CDS encoding Zn-ribbon containing protein; this encodes MPHKCTNCGEIFEDGTDEVLDGCPVCGGGKFRYVGDLSVSTNDTDDDEIIEASQSDSSVSEQSESEADSSSYYSGDWPDHHGADEEVSGSRSQTSESEEDKTEVTEEERERIRQEKLRQELMEQFESIRIIEPGSYKINLMNLYDNDERVITLQEDGRYQISIPSTDD